The Ochotona princeps isolate mOchPri1 chromosome 1, mOchPri1.hap1, whole genome shotgun sequence genome has a segment encoding these proteins:
- the MYCT1 gene encoding myc target protein 1 — translation MADNTTSLGSPWPENFWEDLIMSFTVSMAIGLVLGGLIWALLVCLSRRRASAPISQWSSTRRSRSSYTHGLHRTGFYHHSGCERRSNLSLASLTFQRQASLDQANSFPRKSSFRASTFHPFLQCPPLPVETDSHLMTLPSSNTSPGIAASHSLSRPELHWSSSNLRGSLVTAPPPAYESIIKAFPDS, via the coding sequence aggACCTTATCATGTCCTTCACTGTGTCCATGGCAATCGGACTTGTCCTGGGAGGACTCATCTGGGCTTTGCTTGTTTGTCTGTCTCGACGAAGAGCCAGTGCCCCCATCTCGCAATGGAGTTCCACTAGGCGATCGAGGTCTTCCTACACCCATGGCCTCCACAGAACTGGATTTTACCACCACAGTGGTTGTGAACGGCGGAGCAACCTCAGTCTGGCCAGTCTCACTTTCCAGCGGCAAGCTTCCCTGGACCAAGCAAATTCTTTCCCGAGAAAATCAAGCTTCAGGGCGTCTACTTTCCACCCCTTTCTGCAATGTCCACCGCTTCCTGTGGAAACTGACAGTCACCTGATGACGCTCCCTTCCTCCAATACCTCTCCCGGTATCGCTGCCTCGCACAGCCTGAGCCGCCCTGAGTTGCACTGGTCCAGTAGTAACCTCCGAGGCAGCCTCGTAACAGCACCGCCACCTGCCTATGAGTCCATCATCAAGGCATTCCCTGACTCCTGA